Genomic segment of Paenibacillus sp. FSL R5-0912:
ATACCCGCCGACATTTGCGCGTAGTTCATCTGATATTGATCACGGAATTGAACCATGCCCACCGGAAGGGTGCGCAGCTCGTCATTAGAGAGGAAATAGTTAGCCAGCAGGAACTCGTTCCAATTTCCCAGGAAATTAACAATGAAGACCGTAACCATGGCGGGAACTGTCAAAGGTACAATAATTCTAGCAAAGATACCTGGAGCCTTCAAGCCATCCATGACCGCCGCCTCTTCAATTTCACTGGGAAGTGAGCGCATGAATGCAGCCAGGATAATAATCGTGAATGGAATTGCATTGGCGATATAAGGAATAATCAGTGCCCAGTGTGTATTGAGAATATGAAGCTTGCGGACAATCGTGTAGATAGGCAGCATCAGTGCATTGTTCGGAATAAGCATGCCGATCAGGACCAGCGAAAAAAGAATCTTGTTCCATTTCCCCTGGCGCATCCGCGTAACCGCGAAGGCAAACATAGAAGCCAGCAGAATGGATACCACCGATGATAGGATCGAAATATATAAGCTGTTAAAAAAGTATGTGCTGATCTTAGCGTTCACCCATGCTTCAACGTAGTTCGAGAATTCGAATGTCTTCGGAATCCCGAACGGATTCAGGGCGATCGCATTGTTATCCTTCTTCACCGAGGAGAACAGGACAAAGAGAAACGGAAAGAGTACAACGATCAGGTATCCCAGCAGAGCAACATGAGGTAAGCTTTTCTTCAGGCGCGGCATCAGTATTCAATCCTTTCATTACGACGGGCAAACAGCAGCTGATAGAGAGCTGTAACCACGAGCGTGAACATAAAGATCAGAACTGCAATCGTATTGCCGTACCCATACTTGAAATTAGTGATCGCATATTTAATCATATAGGTGGCCATAACCTCAGTTGAACCTGCCGGGCCGCCTTTGGTCATAACAATGACGATATCTGCGGCCTTCATCGCTCCGGCAATAGAGAGCATGATTACTACCGAGATAATGGGAACGATCAGCGGCAAAGTGATGCGTGTAGCACGCTGGAAGCCCGTAGCACCGTCGATGGCCGCAGCCTCATCCAGTTCACCGGGGATGGAGAGAATAGCCGCCAGCACCATTACAATGTAGAATCCGGTCCATTGCCAGGCATTCGTAATCAGAATCGACAGCATGGCGAAGCGTTCATCCGACAGCCAGTAGACAGGCTCAATGCCGGCAAGACCAAGCACTTTGTTGAACAAGCCGATATTCGGCTCATAAATGAAGCCCCACAGAATACCGATAACTGCAGTAGACATAATGGATGGCATGAATACTGCTGTCTTGTAAAGGCCCTTCAGCTTCTTCACATTAGCAATTAATAAGGAGAAGAAGACAATCAGCGGCACCTGAATGCATACGGAGAACAGAATGAACCAGCCGTTATTTTTAACAGAAACCCAGAAGCGTTCATCTCCCAGGGCTTTTTTGAAGTTGTCCAGTCCGGCGTATTTCACTGTATCGGATACACCGTTCCAACTGGTGAAGCTATAGTAGAGTGAACTGAAAATAGGGTAAATGAAGAACATAATGAACAGAACCAGTGCCGGTATAACGAACAGAATGAACACCAGAGGATTTCTTAGTGCCTTATTCATGACTACCTCCAAGTTGCTTAGACATCTCTCACTTTAAAACAACCCCACAAAGTGGGGCTTTGGCTTCGAAGCTTACTCAGGTACTTTGCGGGGACCCCGAAACATATAAAGTCTTGTCTTTTAAAAATGTACCCTGGAGCAAGCACCAGGGTACATTCAATTTACCGCCTCTTATTCTACTGCTGCGTTCGCTTCTTCCTGAATCTTCTGCAGTGCATCTCCCATCTTCTCAGGAGTGGTCTGTCCGCCAATCAAGCTTTGAATCTGGATATTACTGATCTCGGTAGTCACATCTGCCTGCACCAGAGAGTCAAATGCCGGGAAGGAGGACTGTGAGCTGTTGAGTACTGCTACAATCTCACTCATCAGATCATCGGTAATATTCTCATTTAGTACCGCCTGATCAATCTTCATAGCCGGCAGTACTCCATCTTCCACCAGACCGCGCAGCTGCATTTCTTCATTGAACATATTCTTAATGAATGATTTGACTGCAGCGAGTTGACGTTCATCTTCACCTGCAGATGCCGAGAAGCCATAGCCGTTGTTCACATCACGCATGAGTGCCGTCTGATCGCCCACTCCGCCGTCTACCGCCGGAATATTGAAGAATCCGACTTTACCAATCAGACCTTCACCGGATTGTCCGGCTTTGAATACAGAGGACTTCCATGTGCCGTCATACATCAGGATTGCTTCGCCGCTGGTGAACTGGGTTGTATATTCAGCATACTCGAAGCCGAGTTCGCCTTTTTTGAAGTAGCCTTTGTCTACCCATTCCTTGTATTTCGCAAAGCCTTTGACTACATTCGGATCATTCCATTTAGCTTCACCCGTAGCGAACTTCGCTGTAACATCCGGTCCGGCATAACGTGACCAGAGATGGTTGGCAAGCATTAGCGGTACCCAGCCAGCCTTGGAAGCCCCGGCAAGCGGCACTTTGCCGTCAGCCTTGATATCAGCCAGCTGCTGTTCCAGCTCAGCGAAGGTGGCCGGAGCCTTCCAGCCCTTGCTGTCATAGTATTCTTTATTGTAGAAGAACCCTTCACCTGAACCGCCGATTGGCAGACCGTAGATTTTACCTTCGTAAGTAAATGGATCCAGATTGGAGAATTTGTCTTTAATGCCTAGTTCATCGAGGATCGGGGTCAGATCGAGCAGCTTACCTTCTTTGGCATAGATCTTGGAATCCGGACTGCCGAACAGGTCGAAGATCTCCGGAGGATTCCCGGCCGCCATTTCCCCGCGCAGCTTCTCTTTACGGTTCACATCCGAATCGACTCCATCCAGCTTGAAGGTCAATCCCGGTACTTCTTCCTGCACCTTGCCGACTACATCCTCCAGGATCGCCAGGCGTTTCTGTTTATCTGCACCTACCTGAGTATGACGGACCGTCATTTCAAAAGGTTCAGCGCTAACCGGTTCTTCGGTTGCGACAGCATTGGTTGCAGCAGGCTCATTCGTTGCAGCCGGTTCTTCCGTTGCAGCAGCATTGTTATTGTTGCCTCCACAACCTGCCAGCAGTGCTGAGGTAACGAACATCAGGGACAACAGCATAGTTAAGCTTTTTCTCATTACGGGTGACCCTCCCTATTTAATGGTTTCCCTTACAACTCTTATTATAGAAAACCCTGATTGTAATCGTAAGGTTAAGATTCATCTACAATAGGGATAAAATACTCTAATGTAAGCGAATTCAGTTGTGTTTAGCGACATCATTAAGTTATATTTCATCACACAAAAGCTTTCAAAAAAGAAATTCCAATGCTTTCACGTCAGAATACCTATACATATAAATTACAATTATCATCAATTTCACACGTTGCTATGTATGTTGAACTCACTACACCGTACATCAAAAAAGCGAAACTCCTCAAATTGGAAGCTCCGCTTTCGTTATATCGTGTATGAATTTATACCAAAGCAGACTGTTTACGGCCCTCTTCAATCAGCCGGTATG
This window contains:
- a CDS encoding carbohydrate ABC transporter permease, with amino-acid sequence MPRLKKSLPHVALLGYLIVVLFPFLFVLFSSVKKDNNAIALNPFGIPKTFEFSNYVEAWVNAKISTYFFNSLYISILSSVVSILLASMFAFAVTRMRQGKWNKILFSLVLIGMLIPNNALMLPIYTIVRKLHILNTHWALIIPYIANAIPFTIIILAAFMRSLPSEIEEAAVMDGLKAPGIFARIIVPLTVPAMVTVFIVNFLGNWNEFLLANYFLSNDELRTLPVGMVQFRDQYQMNYAQMSAGIVYSVVPVIIIYAILQEKIIEGVTAGSVKG
- a CDS encoding carbohydrate ABC transporter permease, which produces MNKALRNPLVFILFVIPALVLFIMFFIYPIFSSLYYSFTSWNGVSDTVKYAGLDNFKKALGDERFWVSVKNNGWFILFSVCIQVPLIVFFSLLIANVKKLKGLYKTAVFMPSIMSTAVIGILWGFIYEPNIGLFNKVLGLAGIEPVYWLSDERFAMLSILITNAWQWTGFYIVMVLAAILSIPGELDEAAAIDGATGFQRATRITLPLIVPIISVVIMLSIAGAMKAADIVIVMTKGGPAGSTEVMATYMIKYAITNFKYGYGNTIAVLIFMFTLVVTALYQLLFARRNERIEY
- a CDS encoding ABC transporter substrate-binding protein; translated protein: MRKSLTMLLSLMFVTSALLAGCGGNNNNAAATEEPAATNEPAATNAVATEEPVSAEPFEMTVRHTQVGADKQKRLAILEDVVGKVQEEVPGLTFKLDGVDSDVNRKEKLRGEMAAGNPPEIFDLFGSPDSKIYAKEGKLLDLTPILDELGIKDKFSNLDPFTYEGKIYGLPIGGSGEGFFYNKEYYDSKGWKAPATFAELEQQLADIKADGKVPLAGASKAGWVPLMLANHLWSRYAGPDVTAKFATGEAKWNDPNVVKGFAKYKEWVDKGYFKKGELGFEYAEYTTQFTSGEAILMYDGTWKSSVFKAGQSGEGLIGKVGFFNIPAVDGGVGDQTALMRDVNNGYGFSASAGEDERQLAAVKSFIKNMFNEEMQLRGLVEDGVLPAMKIDQAVLNENITDDLMSEIVAVLNSSQSSFPAFDSLVQADVTTEISNIQIQSLIGGQTTPEKMGDALQKIQEEANAAVE